The genomic segment ATGGCGCCCGACGCTCTACGGTTGTTGTTCTGACTGCCGTTCTGCGGCTGTCGCTCACAGATCACGCTCATCCGTGCTGCGGCACGCGGTGAACGCTGGTCGGGGTTATTGGGTGATGAAGGGACTATGTAGACGTGGCAACGACGACGGTTGGCTCCGACTTGAAGTTCCGCCTGGTGCGGGAGGACTTCGCCGATGCGGTGGCCTGGGTTGCCCGTAACCTTCCGACCCGGCCGACCGTTCCGGTCCTGGCCGGCGTGCTGCTCACCGGCACCGATGAGGGTTTGACGATTTCCGGCTTCGACTACGAAGTGTCGGCGGAGGTGCGCGTGCCCGCCGAAATCGCTTCTCCGGGAAGCGTTTTGGTGTCCGGGCGGTTGTTGTCCGACATCACCAGGGCGCTGCCGGCCAAGCCCGTTGACGTCAGCGTCGAAGGCACCCGGGTGGCGTTGAGCTGTGGAAGTGCCCGATTCTCGCTGCCGACGATGGCGGTCGAGGACTACCCGGCGCTGCCGGAACTGCCGGAGGAAACCGGAGTGATCTCCGCCGATCTGTTCGGCGAGGCGATCGGCCAGGTCGCGGTGGCGGCCGGCCGCGACGACACCCTGCCGATGCTGACCGGCATCCGGGTGGAGATTTCCGGCGAGACAGTGGTTTTGGCGGCCACCGACCGATTCCGGTTGGCCGTTCGCGAACTGACCTGGTCGACGTCCTCCCCCAGCCTCGAAGCCGCGGTGTTGGTGCCGGCCAAGACGCTGGCCGAAGCCGCGAAGGCGGGGACGTCCGGTTCCGAGGTGCATCTGGCCTTGGGGGCCGGGTCCGCTGTCGGCAAGGAAGGTCTGCTGGGCATTCGCAGTGGCGGCAAGCGCAGCACGACCCGTCTGCTCGACGCGGAGTTCCCGAAGTTCCGCCAGCTGCTGCCCGCCGAGCACACGGCCATGGCCACCATCGGGGTGGGTGAGCTGACCGATGCCATCAAACGTGTGGCACTGGTCGCCGATCGCGGTGCGCAGGTCCGGATGGAATTCGGCGATGGAGTGCTGCATCTGTCGGCCGGTGCCGACGATGTCGGACGCGCCGAGGAGGATCTGCCCGTCGAATTCGCCGGTGAGCCGCTGACGATCGCGTTCAACCCCACCTATCTGACCGACGGCCTGGGCTCGTTGCACTCGGATCGGGTGACGTTCGGTTTCACCACGCCCAGCAGGCCGGCGGTGTTACGGCCGGCAAATGGGGAAGAACAGGTGGATGGCACCGGACCGTTCCCCGCCGTTCAAACCGACTACGTATACCTGTTGATGCCGGTCCGGCTTCCCGGCTGACCGGGTTTTCCGACGTAGAGAGGCAGTCATGCAGCTGGGTTTGGTCGGTCTGGGCAAGATGGGCTTCAACATGCGCCAGCGGTTGCGCGACGGCGGACATGAAGTCATCGGATACGACCCCAGGCCCGAGGTGACGGATGTTCCGTCTTTGGCGGGACTGGCCGAAGCGCTCGACGCTCCGCGGGTGGTGTGGGTGATGGTGCCGTCGGGTCCGATCACCGACGACACCATCAACGAGCTCGCCGACGTTCTCAGCCCGGGTGACCTGGTGGTCGACGGCGGCAACTCCAAATACACCGAGGATGGTCCGCACGCGGAACTGCTTGGCGCAAAAGGGATTTCATTTGTTGACGCCGGTGTGTCCGGTGGCATCTGGGGTCTGGAGGAAGGCTACGGCCTGATGGTCGGCGGCAGTGACGACGATGTCGCGCGGGTGATGCCGATCTTCGAGACGCTACGCCCGCCGGGAGATCTGGCCGACGGTTTCGTGCATGCCGGCCCGGTGGGCGCGGGTCACTACGCCAAAATGGTGCACAACGGCATCGAGTACGGGTTGATGATGGCGTATGCCGAAGGTTACGAGTTGTTGGCCGCCGAACCGTTGATCAAAGACACCCAGGCGGTGATCCAGGCCTGGACCAACGGCACGGTCGTGCGGTCGTGGTTGCAGCAGTTGTTGGCCAAGGCGCTGGCCGAGGATCCTGGGTTCGATGCGATCTCCGGTTACACCGAGGATTCCGGTGAAGGCCGTTGGACCGTCGAGGAGGCGATCCGTCATCGGGTGCCGATGCCAGTGATCGCCGCGTCGTTGTTCGCCCGTTTCGCGTCGCGGCAAGAGGATTCGCCGACGATGAAAGCCGTTTCGGCGCTGCGTAATCAGTTCGGTGGCCACGCGGTCAAGCGGGTTTCGGTATCGGGATAGCCAGCTCCGATGTATGTCCGGCACCTGGCGCTCCGCGACTTCCGGTCGTGGGAAAGCGTCGATCTCGAATTGGCGCCGGGCAGAACGGTATTCGTCGGACCCAATGGGTTCGGTAAAACCAATCTCGTTGAAGCACTCTGGTATTGCGCCACTCTCGGATCACACCGAGTTGCCACCGACGCCCCGTTGATCCGGGCTGGCGCGGAACGTGCCGTGGTATCGACGATCGTCGTCAACGAGGGCCGGGAATTGGCCGTCGATCTGGAAATCGCGGCGGGCCGCGCCAACAAGGCACGGTTGAATCGATCCCCGGTCAGAAGCACCCGTGAAATCCTCGGCGCGGTGCGCGCCGTGCTGTTCGCACCGGAGGATCTCGCTCTGGTTCGCGGCGACCCTGGCGAACGCCGGCGTTACCTCGATGAACTCGCCTCGGTCCGGCGTCCGCGGGTGGCTGCGATCCGCGCCGACTACGACAAGGTACTCAAGCAGCGCACTGCGTTGCTGAAATCCGCTGCGGGAGCGCGGTTTCGGGGCGACTCCGGTGTTCTGGAGACCCTCGACGTGTGGGACGGTCACCTGGCCGCGCACGGCGCGCAGTTGATGGCGGCCCGGATCGAACTGGTCAATCTGCTGGCACCCGAGGTGGAAAAGGCGTATCAACTGCTGGCGCCGGCATCGCGTCCGGCGGCGATCAGCTACCGCAGCAGTGTCCTCGAAGGACCGGACTCGGGTCACGACGTCGAATACCTGGAAGCCGCGCTATTGGCCGGACTGGCCGCGCGCCGCGGCGCCGAACTGGAACGCGGCATGTGCCTCGTCGGGCCGCACCGCGACGACCTGGACCTGCGCCTTGGTGACCAGCTGGCCAAGGGTTTCGCCAGTCACGGCGAATCCTGGTCCATGGCACTGGCATTGCGGCTGGCGTCGTATGAACTGCTGCGCACCGAGGGCAGCGAACCGGTGCTCATTCTCGACGATGTGTTCGCCGAACTGGACAACTCGCGGCGGCGAGCGCTGGCCGGTGTTGCGGCCGACGCGGAGCAGGTGCTGATCACCGCCGCCGTCGGTGAAGACATCCCGCCCGACTGGGATGCCACCCGTATCGGCATTTCGTTACGTGACGGAGACAGCGGCAGGATGTCAGAGGTGGTGACACCGTGACCGAATCCAACGAGGAGCCGGCCGACCCGCCCGAGCACCTGGCGAACCTTGCCGGAATGGATTTGGTGCGTCGCGCGCTGGAAGAGGCCCGCGGCGCAGCGCGCAGCCAAGGTAAGGAGGTCGGTCGCGGTGGTCGCTCCCCCGGCGCCCGGCGCAGTGCCGAGCGGGGGAACCGGCGCACCTGGTCAGGGCCCGGGCCGGATCGCCGTGATCCCCAGACTCTCGGCACGGCGGCCAACGAACTGGCCAAATCCCGCGGCTGGACGGGGCGGGTGGCCGAGGGCGCGGTGTTCGCACAGTGGGCGACCGTGGTCGGCGAGCAGATCGCTGAGCATGCCGAACCGACAGCGCTGCGCGACGGGGTGTTGAGCGTGACCGCCGAATCGACCGCGTGGGCGACCCAGTTGCGGATGGTGCAATCGCAGTTGCTGGCCAAAATCGCCGCCGCGGTCGGCGACGGGGTGGTGAAGTCGCTGAAAATCACCGGTCCTGTGGCCCCGTCTTGGCGGAAGGGTCCGCTGCACATCTCCGGGCGCGGGCCACGGGACACCTACGGCTGAGGTCTCTACCACAGTCCGCTGACGGCCACGAGACGCTCGCCTATTAGCGCGTCAAGCGTCATCACGTATGCCGATCCGAGAAATTCCGTGCACGGCGCAACTAGGTGTGCAGAAACGCCGCCGCAGAATCAGTCCGGAACGCACTAACCGGTAGACTGGACAAGACCCGCGCGCGGTCGGTGAACCGTGCGCTTGCGAACCCCAAGGAGAGCGTTCCGCTAGTGGCTGCCAATGAACAGTACGGTGCCGACTCGATCAAAGTCCTCGAAGGCTTGGAGGCGGTCCGCAAGCGTCCCGGCATGTACATCGGCTCGACCGGTGAGCGAGGGCTGCACCATCTCGTCTGGGAGGTCGTCGACAACTCGGTCGACGAGGCGATGGCGGGGTTCGCCACCAAGGTGACGGTGCGGATTCTGGAGGACGGCGGCGTCGAGGTCACCGACGACGGCCGCGGCATCCCCGTCGCCATGCATGCCACCGGTATCCCCACCATCGATGTGGTCATGACCGTGCTGCACGCCGGCGGCAAGTTCGAAGAGGGCGCCTACCAGGTGTCCGGCGGTCTGCACGGGGTGGGCGTCTCGGTGGTGAACGCGTTGTCGAGCCGGCTCGAAGCCGATGTCCGCACCGACGGCTACGAGTGGTTCCAGACCTACGACAAGTCGGTCCCCGGCACTCTGCGCCAGGGTGAGAAGACCAAGAAGACCGGTACCACCATCCGGTTCTGGGCCGATCCCGACATTTTCGAGACCACAACGTACGACTTCGAGACGATCGCCCGCCGGTTGCAGGAGATGGCCTTCCTCAACAAGGGCCTGACCATC from the Mycolicibacterium crocinum genome contains:
- the dnaN gene encoding DNA polymerase III subunit beta — translated: MATTTVGSDLKFRLVREDFADAVAWVARNLPTRPTVPVLAGVLLTGTDEGLTISGFDYEVSAEVRVPAEIASPGSVLVSGRLLSDITRALPAKPVDVSVEGTRVALSCGSARFSLPTMAVEDYPALPELPEETGVISADLFGEAIGQVAVAAGRDDTLPMLTGIRVEISGETVVLAATDRFRLAVRELTWSTSSPSLEAAVLVPAKTLAEAAKAGTSGSEVHLALGAGSAVGKEGLLGIRSGGKRSTTRLLDAEFPKFRQLLPAEHTAMATIGVGELTDAIKRVALVADRGAQVRMEFGDGVLHLSAGADDVGRAEEDLPVEFAGEPLTIAFNPTYLTDGLGSLHSDRVTFGFTTPSRPAVLRPANGEEQVDGTGPFPAVQTDYVYLLMPVRLPG
- the gnd gene encoding phosphogluconate dehydrogenase (NAD(+)-dependent, decarboxylating); the protein is MQLGLVGLGKMGFNMRQRLRDGGHEVIGYDPRPEVTDVPSLAGLAEALDAPRVVWVMVPSGPITDDTINELADVLSPGDLVVDGGNSKYTEDGPHAELLGAKGISFVDAGVSGGIWGLEEGYGLMVGGSDDDVARVMPIFETLRPPGDLADGFVHAGPVGAGHYAKMVHNGIEYGLMMAYAEGYELLAAEPLIKDTQAVIQAWTNGTVVRSWLQQLLAKALAEDPGFDAISGYTEDSGEGRWTVEEAIRHRVPMPVIAASLFARFASRQEDSPTMKAVSALRNQFGGHAVKRVSVSG
- the recF gene encoding DNA replication/repair protein RecF (All proteins in this family for which functions are known are DNA-binding proteins that assist the filamentation of RecA onto DNA for the initiation of recombination or recombinational repair.), giving the protein MYVRHLALRDFRSWESVDLELAPGRTVFVGPNGFGKTNLVEALWYCATLGSHRVATDAPLIRAGAERAVVSTIVVNEGRELAVDLEIAAGRANKARLNRSPVRSTREILGAVRAVLFAPEDLALVRGDPGERRRYLDELASVRRPRVAAIRADYDKVLKQRTALLKSAAGARFRGDSGVLETLDVWDGHLAAHGAQLMAARIELVNLLAPEVEKAYQLLAPASRPAAISYRSSVLEGPDSGHDVEYLEAALLAGLAARRGAELERGMCLVGPHRDDLDLRLGDQLAKGFASHGESWSMALALRLASYELLRTEGSEPVLILDDVFAELDNSRRRALAGVAADAEQVLITAAVGEDIPPDWDATRIGISLRDGDSGRMSEVVTP
- a CDS encoding DUF721 family protein gives rise to the protein MTESNEEPADPPEHLANLAGMDLVRRALEEARGAARSQGKEVGRGGRSPGARRSAERGNRRTWSGPGPDRRDPQTLGTAANELAKSRGWTGRVAEGAVFAQWATVVGEQIAEHAEPTALRDGVLSVTAESTAWATQLRMVQSQLLAKIAAAVGDGVVKSLKITGPVAPSWRKGPLHISGRGPRDTYG